The proteins below are encoded in one region of Levilactobacillus namurensis:
- a CDS encoding F0F1 ATP synthase subunit gamma — protein sequence MAESIHDVQRRINSTKATRQITAAMHMVSTAKLNKIQKHATGYQDYVSKVKAVVMHLSQSHLLDNSSSNLQSDRPVKKTAYLVITSDRGMVGSYNSSVLRDANRFIDKRTPNPDDYMVLAVGGTGADFYKHRGVNVAYEYRGVSDVPEFNEVREIVKTVTTMFDNQVFDELFVCYNHFVNRISSRFRAEKMLPVDKETLTTDAANDTPTKPLTAEYDTEPSEAEVLQVVLPQYAESLVYGAILDAKTSEHASSTNAMQSATDNADDLIATLQLHYNRARQAAITTEITEITGGQEALNK from the coding sequence ATGGCTGAATCGATTCATGACGTTCAACGTCGGATTAACTCGACCAAGGCTACCCGCCAAATTACGGCGGCCATGCATATGGTTTCGACGGCGAAGTTAAACAAGATTCAGAAACACGCGACCGGCTACCAAGACTACGTGTCAAAGGTAAAGGCAGTCGTGATGCACCTTTCGCAGTCTCATCTGTTGGATAATTCCTCAAGCAACCTGCAGTCAGATCGTCCAGTTAAGAAAACTGCCTACTTGGTGATTACCTCTGACCGGGGCATGGTGGGAAGCTACAATAGTAGTGTCCTCCGCGATGCTAACCGGTTTATCGACAAGCGGACGCCGAATCCCGACGACTACATGGTGTTAGCCGTTGGTGGGACGGGTGCAGATTTCTATAAGCACCGGGGAGTCAATGTGGCTTACGAATACCGTGGCGTTAGCGACGTTCCTGAATTCAATGAAGTTCGGGAAATCGTCAAGACGGTTACCACGATGTTCGATAACCAAGTGTTCGATGAACTCTTTGTTTGCTACAACCACTTTGTTAACCGGATTTCATCCCGGTTCCGGGCTGAAAAGATGCTACCAGTGGATAAGGAAACCCTGACCACTGACGCAGCCAACGATACGCCAACTAAGCCGTTAACGGCGGAGTATGACACGGAGCCTTCTGAAGCAGAAGTGCTGCAGGTCGTGCTACCACAGTACGCGGAAAGCTTGGTATATGGCGCGATTCTGGACGCTAAGACTTCTGAACATGCATCTAGCACCAACGCGATGCAGTCCGCTACTGATAATGCCGATGATTTGATCGCAACGTTGCAACTGCACTATAACCGTGCACGTCAAGCCGCGATTACGACTGAAATCACCGAAATTACCGGTGGTCAAGAAGCCTTAAACAAATAA
- the atpD gene encoding F0F1 ATP synthase subunit beta — MSTGKVVQVIGPVVDVEFPLNDELPDINTALNIKKDDGSVLVTEVALELGDGVMRTIAMDGTDGLRRGMEVENTKASISVPVGDDTLGRVFNVLGEPIDGGAEFGPDAERMPIHRDAPKYDELNPTTEILETGIKVIDLLEPYVRGGKIGLFGGAGVGKTVLIQELIHNIAQGHNGISVFTGVGERTREGNDMYWEMKGSGVLKQTAMVYGQMNEPPGARMRVALTGLTIAEYFRDVKGQDVLLFIDNIFRFTQAGSEVSALLGRIPSAVGYQPTLATEMGQLQERITSTKKGSITSIQAVYVPADDYTDPAPATTFAHLDATTNLERSLTQQGIYPAVDPLASTSTALAPEIVGQEHYDVATQVQHVLQRYHELQDIISILGMDELSEEEQTIVNRARRIQFFLSQPFSVASQFTGMDGKYVKLDDTIRSFKDILAGKYDDLPEDAFRNCGSIEDAVAKAKEMNEAVAND; from the coding sequence ATGAGTACTGGTAAAGTTGTTCAAGTTATCGGACCAGTCGTCGACGTTGAATTCCCATTAAATGATGAATTACCTGACATTAACACCGCCTTAAACATCAAAAAAGATGACGGCAGTGTCTTAGTTACCGAAGTTGCCCTGGAATTGGGTGACGGTGTGATGCGGACCATTGCCATGGACGGTACCGACGGTCTTCGCCGGGGTATGGAAGTTGAAAACACGAAAGCTTCAATTTCCGTTCCTGTTGGTGACGACACCTTAGGTCGGGTGTTCAACGTTTTAGGGGAACCAATTGACGGCGGCGCCGAATTTGGTCCAGATGCTGAGCGGATGCCAATTCACCGTGACGCACCAAAGTATGACGAATTAAACCCTACGACTGAAATCCTGGAAACGGGGATCAAGGTCATTGACTTACTCGAACCTTACGTTCGTGGTGGGAAGATTGGGTTGTTCGGTGGTGCCGGTGTTGGTAAGACCGTTTTAATTCAAGAATTAATTCATAACATTGCCCAGGGTCATAACGGGATTTCCGTCTTCACCGGTGTTGGTGAACGGACTCGTGAAGGGAATGATATGTACTGGGAAATGAAGGGTTCCGGTGTTTTGAAGCAAACCGCCATGGTTTACGGACAAATGAACGAACCTCCTGGTGCCCGGATGCGGGTTGCCTTGACCGGGTTGACTATCGCGGAATACTTCCGGGATGTTAAGGGCCAAGATGTGCTGTTGTTTATCGACAACATCTTCCGGTTCACGCAAGCCGGTTCTGAAGTTTCTGCCTTACTGGGGCGGATTCCTTCAGCCGTTGGTTACCAACCAACGTTGGCCACTGAAATGGGGCAATTGCAAGAACGGATTACGTCAACCAAGAAGGGCTCAATCACTTCGATTCAAGCCGTTTATGTGCCAGCCGATGACTACACCGACCCGGCGCCAGCGACGACTTTCGCCCACTTGGATGCCACGACTAACTTGGAACGTTCTTTGACGCAACAAGGGATTTATCCAGCCGTGGACCCATTGGCTTCAACGTCAACGGCCTTGGCCCCAGAAATCGTGGGTCAAGAACACTACGACGTTGCGACGCAAGTCCAACACGTTTTGCAACGGTACCATGAATTGCAAGATATCATTTCCATCTTAGGGATGGATGAATTGTCTGAAGAAGAACAAACGATCGTTAACCGTGCGCGGCGGATCCAATTCTTCTTGTCACAACCATTCTCCGTTGCTTCTCAATTCACTGGTATGGATGGGAAGTACGTTAAGTTGGATGATACGATCCGGAGTTTCAAGGACATCTTAGCTGGGAAGTACGATGACTTACCAGAAGACGCTTTCCGGAACTGTGGGAGTATCGAAGACGCGGTCGCTAAGGCCAAGGAAATGAACGAAGCAGTTGCCAACGACTAG
- a CDS encoding F0F1 ATP synthase subunit epsilon — translation MADNSSVLSVSIVTPDGRVYEHESTFLVVTTKLGQLGIMPNHVPVITSLEVDEARIKHDDTEDKVAVNGGFLEFSNNTATIVADSAERQDDIDVARAENARQRAEKTIKQAQAAHDADSLARAEVALRRAVNRINVAKH, via the coding sequence TTGGCTGATAATTCATCAGTATTATCCGTTAGTATCGTCACTCCCGATGGTCGCGTGTATGAACACGAGAGTACCTTTTTAGTGGTCACCACGAAATTAGGACAACTCGGGATCATGCCAAATCACGTTCCGGTCATTACTTCTTTGGAAGTTGACGAGGCCCGGATCAAGCATGATGACACGGAAGACAAGGTTGCCGTTAACGGTGGCTTCCTTGAATTCTCGAACAATACGGCCACCATTGTTGCTGACAGTGCGGAACGTCAAGACGACATCGATGTCGCCCGGGCGGAAAATGCACGTCAACGGGCTGAGAAGACCATCAAGCAAGCGCAAGCAGCGCATGATGCAGACTCCTTAGCACGGGCTGAAGTTGCGTTACGACGGGCCGTTAACCGGATTAACGTCGCAAAGCACTAA
- a CDS encoding DUF1146 family protein: MKLIGMQGILTIISHLFFIALAFWAISALHIERLMTFYPRQSRVLIVMLAVAIGFGCSSFFLDFINNVRNLGYLVR; the protein is encoded by the coding sequence ATGAAACTCATCGGGATGCAAGGAATTTTAACGATTATTAGTCATTTGTTCTTTATTGCGCTAGCTTTTTGGGCCATTTCAGCCCTGCATATTGAGCGATTGATGACCTTTTATCCGCGGCAGTCACGCGTGCTGATCGTCATGTTAGCGGTCGCAATTGGCTTTGGTTGCAGCTCATTCTTTTTGGACTTCATTAACAATGTTCGTAATCTAGGCTACCTGGTACGGTAG
- the murA gene encoding UDP-N-acetylglucosamine 1-carboxyvinyltransferase: protein MEKIVVHGGNRLTGEVQIEGAKNAVLPILAASILANEGITHLTNVPVLSDVYTMNKVLRFLNLRVDFDEANRAITIDATKQLSSEAPFEYVSKMRASIVVMGPLLARLGHARVALPGGCAIGTRPIDLHLKGLEALGARIEQHDGFVEAFADHLTGAHIYLDFPSVGATQNIMMAACLAQGTTVIDNVAREPEIVDLANVLNKMGAHVRGAGTETLRIDGVAAMHGTDHSVVQDRIEAGTFMVAAALTRGNVLIKDGIVEHNKPLISKLQEMGAQVMDEPAGVRVIGPDELAPTDVKTLPYPGFPTDMQPQMTILQLAAKGTSTMTETVFENRFMHLEELRRMNAQFQINGQTVVMHGPTDFNGAEVAATDLRAAAALVLAGLVADGYTQVTNLKYLDRGYYDFHKKLAALGAEIKRISVPDNDAVVLKNARVDNEV from the coding sequence ATGGAAAAAATCGTTGTTCATGGTGGGAACCGTTTAACGGGTGAGGTCCAAATCGAAGGCGCCAAGAATGCCGTTTTACCAATCTTAGCGGCATCAATTCTGGCGAATGAAGGGATCACGCATTTAACAAATGTTCCGGTTCTATCTGACGTTTATACAATGAACAAAGTCCTGCGGTTCTTGAACCTGCGGGTTGACTTTGATGAGGCCAATCGTGCGATTACGATTGATGCGACCAAGCAGCTTTCGAGTGAGGCACCGTTTGAATACGTGTCGAAGATGCGTGCATCGATCGTGGTGATGGGTCCCTTACTGGCGCGATTAGGGCATGCTCGGGTCGCTTTACCAGGGGGTTGTGCCATCGGAACGCGACCAATCGACCTCCATCTGAAGGGCTTAGAAGCCTTGGGTGCGCGAATCGAACAACACGATGGGTTCGTTGAAGCGTTTGCCGACCACCTGACTGGTGCGCACATCTACTTGGACTTTCCTAGTGTTGGGGCGACCCAGAACATCATGATGGCGGCCTGCCTGGCGCAGGGGACCACGGTGATCGATAATGTCGCCCGGGAACCGGAAATCGTGGATTTGGCTAACGTCTTGAATAAGATGGGCGCGCATGTTCGCGGTGCGGGGACGGAAACGTTGCGTATCGATGGGGTCGCTGCGATGCACGGAACGGACCACAGTGTGGTTCAGGACCGCATCGAGGCGGGGACCTTCATGGTGGCTGCTGCGTTGACTCGTGGAAACGTGTTGATCAAGGATGGAATTGTTGAACATAACAAGCCTTTGATTTCCAAATTACAAGAAATGGGCGCACAGGTCATGGACGAGCCAGCGGGAGTCCGGGTTATCGGACCAGATGAACTCGCCCCAACGGACGTTAAAACTTTACCGTATCCCGGTTTCCCTACGGATATGCAGCCGCAGATGACGATTTTACAGCTGGCTGCTAAGGGGACCAGCACCATGACCGAGACCGTCTTTGAGAACCGGTTCATGCATTTGGAAGAATTGCGGCGGATGAATGCCCAGTTCCAGATCAATGGCCAGACGGTGGTTATGCACGGGCCAACCGACTTTAACGGAGCCGAGGTTGCAGCAACGGATCTACGGGCTGCCGCGGCGCTAGTTTTGGCTGGGCTGGTCGCAGACGGCTATACGCAAGTAACCAATTTAAAGTACTTAGACCGAGGGTACTACGACTTCCATAAGAAACTCGCAGCACTAGGGGCAGAGATCAAGCGAATCTCGGTTCCGGATAATGACGCCGTGGTGTTGAAGAATGCCCGGGTCGATAACGAAGTCTAA
- a CDS encoding rod shape-determining protein: MAKDIGIDLGTANVLIYVVGKGIVLNEPSVVAIDTKTDKVLAVGSEAYRMVGRTPGNIRAIRPLKDGVISDFDITEAMLSYFINKLSVKGFLSKPNIMICAPTNITEIERKAIIQAAEKSGGAKVYLEEEPKVAALGAGMDIFKPSGNMVIDMGGGTSDIAILSLGDIVASQSIRVAGDRMNSEIVNYLKHKHNLIVGERTAETIKIKIGTAYPEPDNEKKTMAVRGRDSVSGMPTEETITAAEVEEAIHDSVEQIVSAAMAVLETTPPELAADIIDRGIMLTGGGALLDGIDKLFSERLTVPVIISEDPLDNVAKGAGVLLEHMNTKVAKQNN; encoded by the coding sequence ATGGCGAAAGACATTGGGATTGATTTGGGGACTGCGAATGTTTTAATTTACGTAGTCGGTAAGGGTATCGTATTGAACGAACCATCAGTGGTTGCGATTGATACGAAGACCGATAAAGTGTTAGCGGTGGGTTCCGAAGCATACCGGATGGTTGGTCGGACTCCCGGCAACATTCGCGCGATTCGGCCCCTTAAGGACGGCGTTATTTCCGACTTTGATATTACCGAAGCCATGCTCTCCTACTTTATCAACAAATTAAGTGTGAAGGGCTTCTTATCCAAGCCAAACATCATGATTTGTGCGCCAACGAATATTACGGAAATCGAACGGAAGGCCATTATTCAAGCGGCCGAAAAGTCCGGTGGAGCGAAGGTTTATCTGGAAGAAGAACCTAAAGTTGCGGCCTTGGGTGCGGGGATGGACATCTTCAAGCCTAGTGGTAACATGGTGATCGACATGGGTGGGGGAACCAGTGACATTGCCATCCTGTCCTTGGGTGACATTGTTGCGAGCCAGTCCATTCGCGTGGCCGGTGACCGGATGAACAGTGAAATCGTCAACTACCTCAAACACAAGCACAATCTTATCGTGGGGGAACGGACGGCCGAAACCATTAAGATTAAGATCGGAACGGCCTATCCAGAACCCGATAACGAGAAGAAGACCATGGCTGTTCGGGGCCGGGATTCCGTTTCGGGGATGCCGACGGAAGAGACCATTACGGCGGCGGAAGTTGAAGAAGCCATCCATGATTCCGTGGAGCAGATCGTTTCAGCGGCCATGGCGGTCTTGGAGACCACGCCACCGGAATTGGCAGCGGACATTATCGACCGGGGAATCATGTTGACCGGTGGTGGGGCGTTGTTAGATGGTATCGATAAGCTCTTCTCCGAACGGTTGACGGTTCCCGTCATCATTTCCGAGGATCCTTTGGACAACGTGGCTAAGGGAGCCGGCGTCTTGCTGGAACACATGAACACGAAAGTCGCTAAGCAAAACAACTAG
- the yidD gene encoding membrane protein insertion efficiency factor YidD encodes MMLVRGYQRWISPLFPPTCRYYPTCSTYMLQALAKHGALKGGLMGLARILRCHPFVHGGVDPVPDHFTLRRNVVAEKAYRQAMQLDDKQSTTK; translated from the coding sequence ATGATGCTGGTCCGGGGATATCAGCGGTGGATCTCACCGCTCTTTCCGCCGACCTGTCGCTATTATCCGACCTGTTCAACGTATATGTTGCAGGCACTGGCGAAGCATGGGGCCTTAAAAGGTGGCCTGATGGGGTTAGCGCGTATTTTACGGTGCCACCCCTTTGTTCACGGTGGGGTCGATCCCGTTCCGGATCACTTCACCTTGCGGCGCAACGTGGTGGCTGAAAAGGCCTATCGACAAGCAATGCAACTGGATGACAAGCAATCCACAACTAAATGA
- a CDS encoding DUF2969 domain-containing protein produces the protein MSKREKSVQVTVDEQKQSDGTTVSALKIGDDTIGTVKPVEDRFEAQLTDGDVYRVKTIDEGVELLLRDYHLHQG, from the coding sequence ATGAGTAAACGAGAAAAATCTGTCCAAGTGACGGTGGACGAACAAAAACAATCTGACGGCACCACGGTGTCTGCTCTTAAAATCGGGGATGACACGATTGGAACGGTCAAGCCAGTAGAAGATCGGTTTGAAGCCCAATTGACGGACGGGGATGTCTACCGCGTCAAGACCATTGACGAAGGCGTCGAATTACTGTTGCGGGATTACCATCTGCACCAGGGTTAA
- a CDS encoding FtsW/RodA/SpoVE family cell cycle protein — translation MAKNVTRQPDETDSRIDWGIIFCVLMLALIGLASIYVAATHDSSATSITSAVVSQLVWYIIGTIAIVIIMQFDSEQLWKVAPLLYGIGLFLLFSVWVFYSKAYYASTGAKSWFAIGPLTFQPSEVMKPAFILMLARVVADHNNNFPFHTVNSDFRLIGKIILWTLPVAVALKMQNDFGTMLVFFAIAGGVILVSGITWKILAPAMIALGVGGSGVLALVTTTMGRKILEKVGFQAYQFARVDTWLHPSADTSNQGYQLWQSMKAVGSGGIFGTGFNVSHVYVPVRESDMIFSVIGENFGFIGGCVLIFLYFLLIYQMIRVTFDTKNVFYAYISTGVIMMILFHVFENIGMSIGLLPLTGIPLPFVSQGGSALIGNLIGIGLIMSMRYHYKSYMFSRNESFK, via the coding sequence GTGGCAAAGAATGTGACCAGACAACCAGATGAGACCGACTCGCGAATTGACTGGGGAATCATCTTCTGTGTCTTAATGTTGGCCTTGATTGGCCTCGCGTCGATCTACGTTGCGGCGACGCATGATTCTAGTGCAACGAGTATTACATCCGCCGTGGTTTCCCAACTGGTATGGTACATCATTGGGACGATTGCGATTGTGATCATTATGCAATTTGACTCGGAACAGCTGTGGAAGGTGGCCCCGTTGCTCTACGGGATTGGGCTGTTTCTCCTGTTCTCGGTCTGGGTCTTCTATAGCAAGGCCTACTATGCCAGTACGGGGGCCAAGAGTTGGTTTGCGATTGGACCGTTGACCTTCCAACCCTCCGAAGTTATGAAGCCGGCGTTTATCCTGATGCTGGCGCGAGTTGTGGCGGATCATAATAATAATTTTCCGTTTCACACGGTCAACTCGGATTTCCGGTTGATCGGGAAGATCATTTTGTGGACGTTACCGGTCGCGGTCGCTTTGAAGATGCAAAACGACTTTGGGACCATGTTGGTGTTCTTCGCGATTGCGGGGGGCGTCATCTTAGTTTCGGGGATTACTTGGAAGATTTTGGCACCAGCGATGATTGCCTTAGGTGTCGGCGGTAGTGGGGTACTCGCCCTGGTGACGACGACCATGGGCCGAAAGATTTTGGAAAAAGTCGGTTTTCAGGCCTACCAATTCGCCCGGGTCGACACGTGGCTCCATCCGTCCGCTGATACGTCCAACCAGGGGTATCAACTCTGGCAGAGTATGAAAGCCGTCGGTTCCGGTGGCATCTTCGGAACGGGCTTTAACGTTTCTCACGTCTACGTACCGGTACGTGAATCCGATATGATTTTCTCGGTCATTGGGGAGAACTTTGGCTTCATTGGTGGCTGTGTACTGATTTTCCTTTACTTCTTATTGATTTACCAAATGATTCGGGTCACGTTCGATACCAAGAACGTCTTCTACGCGTACATTTCAACCGGGGTCATTATGATGATTCTCTTCCACGTTTTTGAAAACATTGGGATGAGTATCGGACTTTTACCACTGACGGGGATTCCGTTGCCCTTCGTGAGTCAAGGGGGGTCGGCCCTGATTGGAAATCTGATTGGGATTGGACTAATCATGTCAATGCGGTATCATTATAAGAGTTACATGTTTAGTCGTAACGAGTCATTCAAATAA
- a CDS encoding glycine cleavage system protein H produces the protein MSEMVKYFWTKATNDGTRIGLTTEGQDELGTVKFAKLPAVGDQVKKGENLLSVEADKAVSDIPSPVTGKVTAVNPALADSFDALNGSDTDAAWFVDVQED, from the coding sequence ATGAGTGAAATGGTTAAGTATTTCTGGACGAAGGCTACAAACGATGGTACGCGGATTGGGTTGACCACCGAGGGCCAAGACGAATTAGGAACGGTTAAGTTCGCTAAGTTGCCAGCCGTTGGGGACCAAGTGAAGAAGGGCGAGAACCTTTTGAGCGTGGAAGCCGACAAGGCGGTCTCTGATATTCCAAGTCCTGTTACGGGTAAAGTAACGGCTGTTAACCCAGCCTTGGCTGATAGCTTTGACGCGTTAAACGGCAGTGACACTGACGCTGCTTGGTTTGTTGACGTTCAAGAAGACTAA
- a CDS encoding SPFH domain-containing protein, with the protein MTEKNVFHINGYLGLLLVLVLLAGGGLLVFQGMGMAILGTLLIIVGLLGASSLTIVGPNQSKVLTFFGRYVGTIREAGLYLTIPLTNKATVSLRVRNFNSAILKVNDLQGNPVEIAAVIVFKVVDTSKALFAVEDYEQFVEIQSESAIRHVASEYAYDNFGDHQALTLRSNPTEVSNHLTEELQERLDVAGVEVVETRLTHLAYATEIASAMLQRQQSQAILSARKIIVEGAVSITEGAISRLSAETNLELTDNQKLQLINNMMVSIINERGSQPVINTGKVDD; encoded by the coding sequence ATGACGGAAAAAAACGTGTTTCACATTAACGGGTACCTAGGCTTATTGCTAGTTCTGGTGCTACTAGCGGGGGGTGGCTTACTGGTATTCCAAGGAATGGGCATGGCGATTTTAGGAACCCTCTTAATTATCGTGGGATTATTGGGTGCCAGCAGCTTGACCATCGTTGGGCCCAATCAATCGAAGGTCTTAACGTTCTTTGGACGTTACGTCGGAACGATTCGAGAAGCTGGCCTGTACTTGACGATTCCGCTGACCAATAAGGCGACGGTTTCGCTGCGGGTTCGTAACTTTAACAGTGCCATCTTAAAGGTCAACGACTTACAAGGAAATCCGGTAGAAATCGCCGCCGTGATCGTCTTCAAGGTGGTGGATACCAGTAAGGCCCTGTTCGCCGTCGAAGACTATGAACAGTTCGTAGAGATTCAAAGCGAATCGGCCATTCGGCACGTCGCATCCGAATACGCTTACGATAATTTTGGTGACCACCAAGCGTTGACGCTGCGGAGCAACCCCACGGAAGTGTCCAATCATTTAACGGAAGAACTCCAGGAGCGGTTGGATGTCGCGGGAGTCGAAGTGGTCGAGACCCGGCTGACGCACTTGGCTTATGCGACTGAAATTGCCTCGGCAATGTTGCAGCGTCAGCAGTCACAAGCAATCCTGTCGGCCCGTAAAATCATCGTGGAAGGGGCCGTCTCGATTACTGAAGGTGCCATTAGCCGGTTATCGGCGGAGACCAATTTGGAACTCACCGATAATCAGAAATTGCAATTGATTAATAACATGATGGTCTCAATCATTAATGAACGGGGTTCCCAACCCGTAATCAATACGGGAAAAGTTGACGATTAA
- a CDS encoding DUF2785 domain-containing protein, with translation MDEQIRTLQANLRALNDQLRHGEVYQSLGDRLGQLMDGLQRHRRTAIDFPDDQDGIEELLDQIHQRLAADQPATVSLAELSQLLDHLRSVDPRVRYTGVHFTLYDALEADTFTSEQLQWLTEQLLADHRLFAHILEPANQAVFGRSTTTSFLATVLHYGQGHPQLFQIDYDRVVIQIATYLCLETDTRGFINGQGWAHAFTSVTALVTALNDNTVIPRADKLFLMTTFIERFKRLATPLIYGETTRMSNYLVSLTNRHPLYTDACVAALKQWRRQVALQRRSTETAAGWNRYYNRQRLLDALQLHRDLAPQIRTYLSAAIDFLA, from the coding sequence ATGGACGAACAGATAAGGACGTTACAAGCAAATTTACGGGCGCTCAATGATCAGCTGCGTCACGGGGAGGTCTACCAATCGTTGGGGGATCGCCTGGGGCAACTGATGGATGGTCTACAGCGACACCGCCGTACCGCCATTGACTTTCCGGATGATCAAGATGGTATTGAGGAGCTCTTAGACCAGATTCATCAACGGTTAGCGGCTGACCAACCGGCAACGGTCTCACTGGCGGAACTAAGCCAGCTGTTGGACCATCTGCGCTCGGTCGACCCGCGGGTCCGCTATACGGGCGTTCATTTTACGCTGTATGATGCGCTGGAAGCCGATACGTTTACCTCGGAGCAACTCCAGTGGTTGACTGAGCAGCTATTAGCCGATCACCGGCTATTTGCGCACATCTTAGAACCCGCTAACCAAGCCGTTTTTGGTCGGTCAACGACCACGTCCTTTTTAGCCACGGTGCTGCACTACGGTCAGGGCCATCCCCAACTATTCCAGATCGATTATGATCGGGTGGTGATTCAGATTGCGACGTACCTGTGTTTGGAGACCGATACGCGCGGGTTCATCAACGGTCAGGGATGGGCCCACGCTTTCACGTCGGTGACGGCTTTAGTGACGGCTTTGAACGATAATACGGTGATTCCGCGGGCTGATAAGCTCTTCTTGATGACGACGTTTATTGAACGCTTTAAACGGTTAGCGACACCGTTGATTTATGGGGAGACCACCCGGATGAGCAATTATCTCGTGTCATTGACTAACCGGCATCCACTGTACACGGACGCGTGTGTGGCGGCCTTGAAGCAGTGGCGGCGACAGGTTGCTTTACAGCGGCGGTCGACAGAAACGGCGGCGGGTTGGAACCGCTACTATAATCGGCAGCGTTTACTGGACGCCCTGCAGCTCCACCGGGACTTAGCTCCCCAGATTCGAACGTATTTATCCGCAGCCATTGATTTTTTGGCGTAG
- a CDS encoding D-alanine--D-alanine ligase family protein encodes MEKNKLHVGLLFGGNSSEHDVSKRSAHNIYDAMDKTHYDVSLFLLTREGFVLSDAASRRVFNGEDEGTVAAEEQAKVDASNPLAPIWNLSQAKDIDVFFPIIHGNLGEDGTIQGLFRLLKKPYVGSGVLASATAFDKDRTKQVLTANGIRNTKYVVVTPANRDHYDYATVQAKLGTDVFIKPANQGSSIGIHMATNQQEYIDGMADAFRYDYKVLVEETIAGPEEVEISILGNEQPQASKLGAIRVPKQDVFYDYNNKFVDASGVTFEVPVKLDDQLTQEITDMGLKTYAALGLTGMARIDYLVSKDGVPYVGEVNTLPGFTNISLYPQLWEASGISYADLIDRLIDLAIAEFNRQDQLAYDFIPLSDNSAASTYQPKQK; translated from the coding sequence ATGGAAAAAAATAAGTTACACGTAGGTTTACTATTCGGTGGCAATTCCTCGGAACACGATGTTTCTAAGCGTTCCGCACACAACATTTACGATGCGATGGATAAGACCCATTACGATGTGAGTCTGTTCCTATTGACCCGCGAGGGGTTCGTATTAAGTGACGCGGCTTCCCGCCGAGTCTTCAATGGTGAAGATGAGGGGACGGTAGCGGCAGAGGAACAAGCGAAGGTAGATGCTTCTAATCCATTGGCACCCATTTGGAACCTATCCCAAGCGAAGGATATTGATGTTTTCTTCCCGATTATTCACGGTAATTTGGGTGAAGACGGTACGATCCAGGGGCTTTTCCGCTTATTGAAAAAGCCTTATGTGGGGAGTGGCGTCTTGGCATCAGCGACGGCCTTCGATAAGGATCGGACAAAGCAGGTCTTGACGGCGAACGGTATCCGGAACACCAAGTACGTGGTGGTGACGCCGGCTAACCGGGACCACTACGATTACGCCACGGTCCAAGCTAAGCTGGGGACGGACGTCTTCATTAAGCCAGCTAACCAAGGTTCCTCCATTGGGATTCATATGGCGACCAACCAACAGGAGTACATCGATGGCATGGCGGATGCCTTCCGGTACGACTACAAGGTCTTGGTTGAAGAAACGATTGCCGGCCCAGAAGAAGTGGAAATTTCCATCCTGGGGAACGAACAGCCCCAAGCTTCCAAGCTGGGAGCGATTCGGGTTCCTAAGCAGGACGTCTTCTACGACTATAACAATAAGTTCGTTGACGCCAGCGGGGTGACGTTCGAGGTGCCCGTCAAGTTGGATGACCAGCTCACGCAAGAGATCACGGACATGGGACTCAAGACCTATGCCGCGTTAGGCTTAACGGGGATGGCGCGAATCGATTACTTAGTTTCTAAGGACGGCGTGCCATACGTGGGTGAGGTGAACACCTTGCCAGGCTTTACTAACATTAGTCTGTACCCACAACTATGGGAAGCCTCAGGTATCAGTTATGCGGACCTGATTGACCGGTTGATCGACTTGGCGATTGCCGAATTTAACCGGCAGGATCAATTAGCTTATGACTTCATTCCGTTGAGTGATAATTCCGCTGCTTCAACTTATCAACCCAAGCAAAAGTAA